Genomic DNA from Perca fluviatilis chromosome 12, GENO_Pfluv_1.0, whole genome shotgun sequence:
gggacaaaaattcaGCCCTGGCACTGTAGTCACACCAGCCCACATTACCATGCGGACACCCACGGACACGTGCATTCACTAATTACATTTGTGTACAGATGGTGAAATAATATAAGCAGTACCTTATGTGAcagatttttaaacatttaatgtaAGAAACTGGCAAACAATGCTTTTAAAGAGCACGCATTTATAACAAATGTACAAATGTCCGTGTGTCTCGCTGTTGACACTGTACATTTTGTCTGTCTGGTTCTCcatcttttcatttgttttaactctCTAACTCTgcaattttaatgtttttatgtcCGTGATTATACTTCAGGGTTTTTTCTTGCTCAGAATTGGTCTTTGGGGGAACACATGAAGCGGGGTGGGGGTCTGGTCTTCCCCAGGAAATTTTGAGGGTAattctgatacatttttgggcaccaatttatggtaaaAACGTCTATATTTATGGCAAGGAAATTACAAAATTCTGCTGGCAGGTAACAATTTTAAATACTAAATAatggaatattattatattcagtagtgcagtaagggggctttcacatccGGGACATGGGCCGGATACGACAACACTTTACCCCAAAGTCCAGTTGTTTAATAAGCATGAACAGGGCTTTATggtaactttttttccccaagtaGCACGTTTTGCTCCCAAGTTGAAAAATATAGGATTGACTTACAGAGGCTTCTGCTTTTACTGCTAAATTGTAcaataatcaatcaatcatgttATGGATACAAAACgttatgaagtgtaatgttttctacaTTCTATTGATCAAAAATTATCAGTGATGTTTGAGACTATATTGTAATGGACCACCACAGTTCATGCATACATGTGAACTGTGGATTTATTGCAGAGTTTAACCTTCATAGTGTAAAACGTGACACTATGCGAATGGGGCACAGCAGAAAGACGGCGCAGAACTACGCTGCTTGTTCAGGGCTGTCATGTGTAGTCCTATTGGCCTACACTTCGCATCAGGTGTTAAAACCAACTGTACCAAAACACTGCATTGGACTACTATGTACGCGACAACGAGACATTTTTAATGAAACTGTCAATTGAATACTGATGCCGTCAGACGGCCGCGcagacagacagctgtcggAGTTCCGGCGAAGTtcctactccttacattttaaaaataacctcgttactcctatttcagttcggcttctTTTCATTCcagcttgtcatcgttcaaaaaaaacacacacaaaaacctatccagataaatcgtgCCATctggatagagtgaatttgattgtggttggatgagaagtataaacatatactaTTCCGACATCCTATTGGTTTGTatgcgatccatcgcacctgcacagacccggcgctaatacggcaccggtgccttaacgaccattatctaccggaccgaatagcaatgcagatttcgctgccacttaaatgcctacgcttctctctgatgctccaaaaacggacgttagagggaactgaaacataaAGCTAAACGGtctaaaagtgtgtctgtatttcactggagaggattctagcACCAGACAGTGGCtgttgttttctgaaaaacacagaagagatgtgtcacctttttcagcccatCTGAGTTTGcacgtatgattttaatataacattattacagtcatatggcctttagaaaaatgtttttttgtggaggtggggtagtgcactattagGCCCCTGTGGagcgggctaagcttttgtccttaatggcattttttcccccttacattacttttacttttatactttaagtagttttgaaaccagtacttctacacttttacttgagtaaaaagcttgagttgatacttcaacttctacagaagtcttttcaaaccctagtatctatacttctacttgagtaatgaatgtgaatacttttgatcCCTCTGTCCAGAGCAGCATGATCACCGGTCCGGTACAACCTGAACCCTGCAAATGGAGATCAAGGTGACGTGCTTGATTTTGACTGAATGTCCCAATTTGAGTAACTTCTGATTGGGTCGGTCGGCCCATCTCGGGACCAGGCCGGCCGTTGCTGACTGGCCAAAtgcttaattattattattaatattattattattattattattattataactatagtGAAATTGTGCAAGCGATAAAAACCTGTCCTATCGGccaaaatttatttgtatattaaaaaaaaaaagaaatctgaaaaAATGGTCCGGCCCCTCTGGCATTTGCCAGAATTGCCAGATGGCCATTCTGCCCCTGCCAATGTCTGAGCAAACAGAAACCAGCAGGAGGGCCTCATATGGTAGAAGATCATGTGTGAACTGCAGGCAGACAAGGCAGGTCAAACAGGCCACCCCCTGGAAATGCAAGGCATGTGACGTGGCCCTCTGTGTTATTGCAGACAGAAAATATTTTGAGGCTTGGCATCAATAAATGTCATGAGGGCAAGAACGCCTGGACTTTTTTggaaaaatgtaaatagttttagTTCtgtataagttataatgttAATTTCTGAGCTCCAAGACTCCAAAGACATGAGACTGTTTTGCAGAGGAAATATGCTTAGCTTTTATTCTTTTGTGTGTGATTTCAATAAATATCTGAGTGATTCAATTTCCGTTTAATTTTTTCATTTGTCTTTATGGTCCCATAACTTATTTTACATTCAAGTGATATCAATGCAACACAAATATTCTGACAGCCCAATTtttcctgaaaaagaaaattatgtTTGTAGATTGACCGTgaacaacagggttgatgttttacaagcttttttagaaaataaaaccagacagaCAATGAATTGTAAAAATGACCTTAGGTCTGCACACCAAGTTAACCGAGGTCGTGAGCCCCTGGTCCAAGTGGTAACTAGCCGCTGGGTTGGCTTGTTGTTGAAACAAGGGCCCAGGAAAGGGACGGGTCTTCTCCTGGTCCCAGTACAGCTCCATGTtcccatcaaaaaaaaaaaaaaaaaaaaaaatatttttttttttttttttttttttttgtagtattCTTTAAATACAACAGTTATCATTCTATCACACTTTATCACACTGCAAATTCAAATACCAGTTCCACACAGTGCAACATTGAGATTTCACCCACATAAAAGACTTTTCTAGTAAAACCATAGTTtgtttatgtaggctacatagaACTATATCAGGTTGAAGTAAATTAGGTGCAAGCCAATCCTACAAGCTTCTACCACTTACATTAAATTGTTTGATTATGATTATTACCCCACCTTATCAAAACGCAGCCATTTCGTTTAGTTTATCTTCTGTTAGCAACGCTAGCCACGTTTAGCAACACCCGTTTGAAACAAGTCTTCATTCAGTATTGCACTCACAACAATACCCATTCCCATACCCACAGGCAGTGATACGGACGCACTAAGGTATTGCAGTAATACAAGTGATTGAAATCATCATTTGAAACCAATTCATATTTCCAAGTCACACAGGGTGCAGCCATCTTGGATTCCATATCAGAATTCTTGCTCGGTGTCCTCTGAGTTCAACCGAGCAGGAAAGTTCGTCgtctgtctctgtgctatgatgctctCTTAATCCTGACTGGAAatcctcaaataaactattgttaTGTAGAAGGTAACACAACTGATTAGTGACTACCTTCTTTTAGAAAGAAAGGGGAGATTAAATATAGATCTAAAGTTGGCTAAGACCTCTGGATCAACAGTGTGTTTTAAgcagaggttttatcacagctactttaaatgattGTGGTACCACAACCAAAACCTGTTTAAAATGTTgctcaagtaaaagtatttgAAAAATATTCTTCAAGTCAAAAGtacatcaaaagtaaaagtacccaTTATGCAAAATCAAAGTGGAATCACTTTAATAAACtacattaaaatgattttttGTACTTATACTTTGTTTACTTTGTATACTACTGGGTAGAGTAGCATTATTAGTACAGCTTCATATCAgcgtttttttaaagtaaaaagtaacTTTTAAGTGTCACATAAATTTAGGACCATACAAAGTCCAATATTTTTCTAAAGTACAAGTATGTTGGCATGTAGActgtagtgtttgtgtgtttaagtgtttcCTTGTTCCTTGTGTCATAAGCACTGCAATGTCAATAAGTGATTCAAACATGTTATCACGTTTCAATATTTCAGATCCCATGGTGCTTTATAAGGGTCTCACTGTGGACTGGACAGGGGCGTCACTTGCAGGCGGCAGATGGACTCACTTGGGGCGTTTTGATAAACTATATAAAGAGCGAACATCTTCCTTTAATCACAGTCATCAGCTTGTTCTTATCCTCTGTGTCAGCCAACACCTCAGCAAAGGTAattatatttaaatttattatcaattattatttattgttaatAATAACTAATCCTGTATTCATCAAGAGGCCATTTTATATTTTGAGAAAACTTcactgtattttatatttagacattttaaatattagttaatCCATTTAATATTAAATCATCTCTATATTATATAATTCACTTTTTAATAGCAGGATACTTTAATAAATGGCTCACTGATCCCAGTCATAAATTGTCTACATTCATGTCCTTGTCTGCAGTATGTTGACTTTGTTTAACATCTTTCCACAGATGGCATCAGGCTTTCTGTTTGCTTTGTTGCTCTGTTTGTCCATCGGACTGTCAGCTGCATGTGTAAGTAAAAACTATgcaactatttattttttaaaaacaactcAATGTGTTGCACATGAAGGATAATGCAGTGGTTTCCCAACCTGTAAGATTATGAGACAGTTATTAAATAATTTTACTAGTTTTAATGTAAGCTGAAACATTAGTTTgttctgtgaagcactttgggctGCATGTTTGTAtcaaatgtgctatataaataataaataaataaagttgagttgAGTAATCTTTTAATTAGACTGCTTGTGTAAATGGTAAAAAGAATGTATTTTTATGATCACAGTGTTGTGAAGAAACTAAATCCTCCTGCCCAGGTCAGTACAGTATCTCTGActcgttgctctgattgtatTTGACTTTTGTTCATACAGTGTTACGTAGgagtttgtattgtttgttgtgtgtgcctTGTCCCTCTCTTCTCCATGTTGAAGCTGGAGGCcagaataaaaaaggaaaagatgaATAAGTCGCAGGGTCTCCTCCCTCCTTTATCCAGGGAGCTGAGTGAGCACAAGCAATAACCAACCAAGcaggagaagggagggaggaggcacacacacacacacatgcaacaacaacaaacaaactgcTACGTAACAAGAGTCTAACACATTTTTCCAACATTGTCTTGAAGGTCCCTGCCCTCCTGGTTGGACTCAGTTCGGCTCTCGCTGTTTCAGTTTCAACATTCAGGGAAGGAGTTGGACCGATGCAGAGGTACAGCAGTTTTATCGAGACTTTCCTGACCTACATTTATATTTCTAGTGGCGGTgtcctctagtggccgtagtagttatgacaggagcaaagcaggaagtaaggtgaagAAGTATAAGTgcgtttttgtttgtttctaaacaaaaaactgattatcttgtctccattagagctTCTGCATGTCCGCCGGTGGGAATCTGGCTTCTGTCCACTCAGATGAGGAATATTTTTTCCTCAGAGAATTCATTTACAAAGTGACCAGTGCAAACAGAGAGTCCTGGATCGGAGGCTTTGACGCAGTGAAGGTAAGACTTTCCGTGCGTTCatgacatcggaaaaacgtttttccgatggaGGATCCTCCTGTGGCTGAAATAAGTATTACAACAACATT
This window encodes:
- the LOC120570545 gene encoding galactose-specific lectin nattectin-like, which codes for MASGFLFALLLCLSIGLSAACCCEETKSSCPGPCPPGWTQFGSRCFSFNIQGRSWTDAESFCMSAGGNLASVHSDEEYFFLREFIYKVTSANRESWIGGFDAVKEGVWQWSDGSKFDYKQWAPREPNNLGGVEHCLEMNYQDKLNDRPCQTVYPFVCSKNL